A genomic window from Pecten maximus chromosome 2, xPecMax1.1, whole genome shotgun sequence includes:
- the LOC117321590 gene encoding phosphatidylinositol polyphosphate 5-phosphatase type IV-like isoform X2, which translates to MYHGNKMEVETTTLNQNSKKPPTETSTPAPHKGKKKRSAISKITEKRRNNESGSEFGSTYSLQSNASRLTETKEREVNKTELNYNGNKDLNKSQNAKAAVEKVAASVKDSDYHISGNKDSVKITPKPKPRDKKFESVLRPEELSPPPMDIDSDSDDDKHDGISRKAPSDATIHRFRALKMATNERTNSVESLRNSPFTPKPPSTPRSEQKSNSNKATSPPESDKKVRQKSVKQKGEKRFRDPNSSGEEPEVGAKSKKQSCSQTDLKRMDDVQQISDTNPSSRGDQNATIDSETDNNRYQNILTGDSLPHKTGRLAPITSKNHPPPLTEDISSHALKTAYKTDSSYTLNKYLESVPTAGSPRVPGSPLQKPPIHPPFDTMSQRSMSSSGILHQIPITEARARTGSGNASVSSSLLGASELDRYLQDRRIKVWIGSWNMGEIKEFKASLQDFLLPEASDFVQDLYAIGTQENNMNKKEWEVIIQTTLGTSHVLFYSATHGSLHLAIFIRRDLIWFCSEAEEDQVTTRAVTMVKTKGAVAVAFSFFGTSFLFINSHFASNRSNHSDSGKLKERINDFQKINSSLKLPKTASGSQTNVQGPASSKFDSVFWFGDLNFRLEKGRHTVEDLVHAIVEQEHPNFEDLLLGDELAHCIYQDKAFQGFTEGRINFKPTYKFDLNSEAYDTSPKFRIPSYTDRILYHSKKKNQINCVHYDAVMNIRVSDHRPVYGVFEAAVKPGTESTQLANGKFDRDVYVAAQKRRALITPAPAPQPSQKSSGVCSIQ; encoded by the exons atgtaTCATGGAAACAAGATGGAGGTGGAAACTACTACACTAAACCAGAACTCTAAGAAGCCTCCAACAGAAACAAGTACACCTGCCCCCCACAAAGGGAAAAAAAAGCGTAGTGCAATATCAAAGATAACAGAGAAAAGACGCAACAATGAAAGTGGAAGTGAATTTGGTTCTACATATTCACTTCAATCAAATGCAAGTAGATTAACAGAAACCAAAGAAAGAGAAGTCAATAAAACAGAACTAAACTACAATGGTAATAAGGATCTCAATAAAAGCCAAAATGCTAAGGCAGCAGTGGAAAAAGTAGCTGCAAGTGTAAAAGATTCTGATTATCATATTTCTGGGAACAAAGACAGTGTCAAAATCACTCCAAAACCCAAACCAAGGGATAAAAAATTTGAGAGTGTGTTACGACCAGAGGAGTTATCTCCTCCTCCTATGGACATTGATtctgacagtgatgatgataAACATGATGGCATTAGTAGGAAAGCACCTTCTGATGCCACAATTCATCGTTTTAGGGCCTTGAAGATGGCAACAAATGAGAGAACCAATTCAGTTGAATCCTTAAGAAATAGTCCTTTTACACCAAAACCGCCATCTACACCTCGTTCCGAGCAAAAAAGTAACTCAAACAAAGCAACATCTCCGCCTGAAAGTGATAAAAAGGTGAGACAAAAGAGTGTCAAACAGAAAGGTGAGAAAAGATTTCGCGATCCAAACTCTTCTGGTGAGGAACCAGAGGTGGGAGCGAAATCCAAAAAGCAATCTTGTTCACAAACAGATCTCAAAAGAATGGATGATGTGCAACAGATCAGTGATACTAATCCTTCATCAAGAGGTGACCAAAATGCAACAATAGATTCAGAAACAGACAACAATAGGTATCAGAATATTTTGACTGGTGATTCTCTTCCACATAAAACTGGACGATTAGCACCAATTACATCGAAGAATCACCCCCCACCTTTAACTGAAGATATTTCTTCACATGCACTGAAAACTGCCTACAAGACTGACTCATCTTATACACTTAATAAATACCTTGAGAGTGTGCCGACTGCTGGGTCACCGAGAGTTCCAGGTAGCCCCCTTCAAAAACCTCCAATTCATCCACCATTTGACACGATGTCCCAACGATCTATGTCGTCATCAGGAATTCTCCACCAAATCCCTATAACAGAGGCTCGAGCAAG AACGGGGAGTGGCAATGCAAGTGTCTCCTCCAGTTTGTTGGGTGCCTCTGAACTTGATCGATACCTTCAAGACAGACGGATCAAGGTGTGGATAGGGAGCTGGAACATGGGTGAAATTAAG GAATTCAAGGCTAGTCTACAGGATTTCCTACTGCCAGAAGCCAGTGACTTTGTACAGGACCTCTATGCAATAGGAACacaggaaaacaacatgaacaA GAAGGAATGGGAGGTGATCATACAGACAACACTTGGTACCTCTCATGTACTCTTCTACTCTGCCACGCATGGCTCATTGCATCTTGCCATCTTCATACGCAGGGATCTCATCTGGTTTTGCTCAG AAGCTGAAGAAGACCAGGTAACAACAAGGGCCGTTACCATGGTAAAGACCAAGGGTGCTGTTGCTGTCGCATTTTCATTCTTCGGAACTTCATTTCTCTTTATCAATTCACATTTTGCAT CAAACAGAAGTAACCACT CTGATTCAGGAAAGCTAAAAGAAAGAATTAATGATTTTCAAAAAATCAACAGCTCATTGAAATTGCCAAAGACAGCATCTGGGTCACAGACAAATGTACAAG GACCTGCCAGTTCAAAGTTTGATTCAGTTTTCTGGTTTGGGGATTTAAATTTCCGCCTGGAGAAAGGCCGACATACTGTGGAGGATCTTGTACATGCTATTGTGGAACAGGAACACCCAAATTTCGAAGACCTCCTCCTGGGGGATGAGTTAGCACACTGTATATACCAAG ACAAAGCATTCCAAGGATTTACTGAGGGAAGAATAAACTTCAAACCAACATACAAATTTGACCTGAACTCGGAGGCTTACGACACATCCCCAAAGTTCAGGATACCTTCATATACA GACCGAATACTGTACCATTCGAAAAAAAAGAACCAGATAAACTGTGTGCATTATGATGCGGTGATGAACATCCGGGTATCAGATCACCGACCTGTATATGGAGTTTTTGAGGCTGCTGTTAAGCCTGGAACAGAAAG CACACAGCTTGCCAATGGGAAATTTGACCGAGATGTCTATGTGGCAG CCCAAAAACGCAGAGCACTCATTACACCAGCTCCTGCTCCTCAGCCCTCCCAGAAATCTAGTGGTGTGTGTTCTATACAGTAA
- the LOC117321590 gene encoding phosphatidylinositol polyphosphate 5-phosphatase type IV-like isoform X3: MYHGNKMEVETTTLNQNSKKPPTETSTPAPHKGKKKRSAISKITEKRRNNESGSEFGSTYSLQSNASRLTETKEREVNKTELNYNGNKDLNKSQNAKAAVEKVAASVKDSDYHISGNKDSVKITPKPKPRDKKFESVLRPEELSPPPMDIDSDSDDDKHDGISRKAPSDATIHRFRALKMATNERTNSVESLRNSPFTPKPPSTPRSEQKSNSNKATSPPESDKKVRQKSVKQKGEKRFRDPNSSGEEPEVGAKSKKQSCSQTDLKRMDDVQQISDTNPSSRGDQNATIDSETDNNRYQNILTGDSLPHKTGRLAPITSKNHPPPLTEDISSHALKTAYKTDSSYTLNKYLESVPTAGSPRVPGSPLQKPPIHPPFDTMSQRSMSSSGILHQIPITEARARTGSGNASVSSSLLGASELDRYLQDRRIKVWIGSWNMGEIKEFKASLQDFLLPEASDFVQDLYAIGTQENNMNKKEWEVIIQTTLGTSHVLFYSATHGSLHLAIFIRRDLIWFCSEAEEDQVTTRAVTMVKTKGAVAVAFSFFGTSFLFINSHFASDSGKLKERINDFQKINSSLKLPKTASGSQTNVQGPASSKFDSVFWFGDLNFRLEKGRHTVEDLVHAIVEQEHPNFEDLLLGDELAHCIYQDKAFQGFTEGRINFKPTYKFDLNSEAYDTSPKFRIPSYTDRILYHSKKKNQINCVHYDAVMNIRVSDHRPVYGVFEAAVKPGTESTQLANGKFDRDVYVAAQKRRALITPAPAPQPSQKSSGVCSIQ; encoded by the exons atgtaTCATGGAAACAAGATGGAGGTGGAAACTACTACACTAAACCAGAACTCTAAGAAGCCTCCAACAGAAACAAGTACACCTGCCCCCCACAAAGGGAAAAAAAAGCGTAGTGCAATATCAAAGATAACAGAGAAAAGACGCAACAATGAAAGTGGAAGTGAATTTGGTTCTACATATTCACTTCAATCAAATGCAAGTAGATTAACAGAAACCAAAGAAAGAGAAGTCAATAAAACAGAACTAAACTACAATGGTAATAAGGATCTCAATAAAAGCCAAAATGCTAAGGCAGCAGTGGAAAAAGTAGCTGCAAGTGTAAAAGATTCTGATTATCATATTTCTGGGAACAAAGACAGTGTCAAAATCACTCCAAAACCCAAACCAAGGGATAAAAAATTTGAGAGTGTGTTACGACCAGAGGAGTTATCTCCTCCTCCTATGGACATTGATtctgacagtgatgatgataAACATGATGGCATTAGTAGGAAAGCACCTTCTGATGCCACAATTCATCGTTTTAGGGCCTTGAAGATGGCAACAAATGAGAGAACCAATTCAGTTGAATCCTTAAGAAATAGTCCTTTTACACCAAAACCGCCATCTACACCTCGTTCCGAGCAAAAAAGTAACTCAAACAAAGCAACATCTCCGCCTGAAAGTGATAAAAAGGTGAGACAAAAGAGTGTCAAACAGAAAGGTGAGAAAAGATTTCGCGATCCAAACTCTTCTGGTGAGGAACCAGAGGTGGGAGCGAAATCCAAAAAGCAATCTTGTTCACAAACAGATCTCAAAAGAATGGATGATGTGCAACAGATCAGTGATACTAATCCTTCATCAAGAGGTGACCAAAATGCAACAATAGATTCAGAAACAGACAACAATAGGTATCAGAATATTTTGACTGGTGATTCTCTTCCACATAAAACTGGACGATTAGCACCAATTACATCGAAGAATCACCCCCCACCTTTAACTGAAGATATTTCTTCACATGCACTGAAAACTGCCTACAAGACTGACTCATCTTATACACTTAATAAATACCTTGAGAGTGTGCCGACTGCTGGGTCACCGAGAGTTCCAGGTAGCCCCCTTCAAAAACCTCCAATTCATCCACCATTTGACACGATGTCCCAACGATCTATGTCGTCATCAGGAATTCTCCACCAAATCCCTATAACAGAGGCTCGAGCAAG AACGGGGAGTGGCAATGCAAGTGTCTCCTCCAGTTTGTTGGGTGCCTCTGAACTTGATCGATACCTTCAAGACAGACGGATCAAGGTGTGGATAGGGAGCTGGAACATGGGTGAAATTAAG GAATTCAAGGCTAGTCTACAGGATTTCCTACTGCCAGAAGCCAGTGACTTTGTACAGGACCTCTATGCAATAGGAACacaggaaaacaacatgaacaA GAAGGAATGGGAGGTGATCATACAGACAACACTTGGTACCTCTCATGTACTCTTCTACTCTGCCACGCATGGCTCATTGCATCTTGCCATCTTCATACGCAGGGATCTCATCTGGTTTTGCTCAG AAGCTGAAGAAGACCAGGTAACAACAAGGGCCGTTACCATGGTAAAGACCAAGGGTGCTGTTGCTGTCGCATTTTCATTCTTCGGAACTTCATTTCTCTTTATCAATTCACATTTTGCAT CTGATTCAGGAAAGCTAAAAGAAAGAATTAATGATTTTCAAAAAATCAACAGCTCATTGAAATTGCCAAAGACAGCATCTGGGTCACAGACAAATGTACAAG GACCTGCCAGTTCAAAGTTTGATTCAGTTTTCTGGTTTGGGGATTTAAATTTCCGCCTGGAGAAAGGCCGACATACTGTGGAGGATCTTGTACATGCTATTGTGGAACAGGAACACCCAAATTTCGAAGACCTCCTCCTGGGGGATGAGTTAGCACACTGTATATACCAAG ACAAAGCATTCCAAGGATTTACTGAGGGAAGAATAAACTTCAAACCAACATACAAATTTGACCTGAACTCGGAGGCTTACGACACATCCCCAAAGTTCAGGATACCTTCATATACA GACCGAATACTGTACCATTCGAAAAAAAAGAACCAGATAAACTGTGTGCATTATGATGCGGTGATGAACATCCGGGTATCAGATCACCGACCTGTATATGGAGTTTTTGAGGCTGCTGTTAAGCCTGGAACAGAAAG CACACAGCTTGCCAATGGGAAATTTGACCGAGATGTCTATGTGGCAG CCCAAAAACGCAGAGCACTCATTACACCAGCTCCTGCTCCTCAGCCCTCCCAGAAATCTAGTGGTGTGTGTTCTATACAGTAA
- the LOC117321590 gene encoding phosphatidylinositol polyphosphate 5-phosphatase type IV-like isoform X1 has product MYHGNKMEVETTTLNQNSKKPPTETSTPAPHKGKKKRSAISKITEKRRNNESGSEFGSTYSLQSNASRLTETKEREVNKTELNYNGNKDLNKSQNAKAAVEKVAASVKDSDYHISGNKDSVKITPKPKPRDKKFESVLRPEELSPPPMDIDSDSDDDKHDGISRKAPSDATIHRFRALKMATNERTNSVESLRNSPFTPKPPSTPRSEQKSNSNKATSPPESDKKVRQKSVKQKGEKRFRDPNSSGEEPEVGAKSKKQSCSQTDLKRMDDVQQISDTNPSSRGDQNATIDSETDNNRYQNILTGDSLPHKTGRLAPITSKNHPPPLTEDISSHALKTAYKTDSSYTLNKYLESVPTAGSPRVPGSPLQKPPIHPPFDTMSQRSMSSSGILHQIPITEARARTGSGNASVSSSLLGASELDRYLQDRRIKVWIGSWNMGEIKEFKASLQDFLLPEASDFVQDLYAIGTQENNMNKKEWEVIIQTTLGTSHVLFYSATHGSLHLAIFIRRDLIWFCSEAEEDQVTTRAVTMVKTKGAVAVAFSFFGTSFLFINSHFASNRSNQTSTDSGKLKERINDFQKINSSLKLPKTASGSQTNVQGPASSKFDSVFWFGDLNFRLEKGRHTVEDLVHAIVEQEHPNFEDLLLGDELAHCIYQDKAFQGFTEGRINFKPTYKFDLNSEAYDTSPKFRIPSYTDRILYHSKKKNQINCVHYDAVMNIRVSDHRPVYGVFEAAVKPGTESTQLANGKFDRDVYVAAQKRRALITPAPAPQPSQKSSGVCSIQ; this is encoded by the exons atgtaTCATGGAAACAAGATGGAGGTGGAAACTACTACACTAAACCAGAACTCTAAGAAGCCTCCAACAGAAACAAGTACACCTGCCCCCCACAAAGGGAAAAAAAAGCGTAGTGCAATATCAAAGATAACAGAGAAAAGACGCAACAATGAAAGTGGAAGTGAATTTGGTTCTACATATTCACTTCAATCAAATGCAAGTAGATTAACAGAAACCAAAGAAAGAGAAGTCAATAAAACAGAACTAAACTACAATGGTAATAAGGATCTCAATAAAAGCCAAAATGCTAAGGCAGCAGTGGAAAAAGTAGCTGCAAGTGTAAAAGATTCTGATTATCATATTTCTGGGAACAAAGACAGTGTCAAAATCACTCCAAAACCCAAACCAAGGGATAAAAAATTTGAGAGTGTGTTACGACCAGAGGAGTTATCTCCTCCTCCTATGGACATTGATtctgacagtgatgatgataAACATGATGGCATTAGTAGGAAAGCACCTTCTGATGCCACAATTCATCGTTTTAGGGCCTTGAAGATGGCAACAAATGAGAGAACCAATTCAGTTGAATCCTTAAGAAATAGTCCTTTTACACCAAAACCGCCATCTACACCTCGTTCCGAGCAAAAAAGTAACTCAAACAAAGCAACATCTCCGCCTGAAAGTGATAAAAAGGTGAGACAAAAGAGTGTCAAACAGAAAGGTGAGAAAAGATTTCGCGATCCAAACTCTTCTGGTGAGGAACCAGAGGTGGGAGCGAAATCCAAAAAGCAATCTTGTTCACAAACAGATCTCAAAAGAATGGATGATGTGCAACAGATCAGTGATACTAATCCTTCATCAAGAGGTGACCAAAATGCAACAATAGATTCAGAAACAGACAACAATAGGTATCAGAATATTTTGACTGGTGATTCTCTTCCACATAAAACTGGACGATTAGCACCAATTACATCGAAGAATCACCCCCCACCTTTAACTGAAGATATTTCTTCACATGCACTGAAAACTGCCTACAAGACTGACTCATCTTATACACTTAATAAATACCTTGAGAGTGTGCCGACTGCTGGGTCACCGAGAGTTCCAGGTAGCCCCCTTCAAAAACCTCCAATTCATCCACCATTTGACACGATGTCCCAACGATCTATGTCGTCATCAGGAATTCTCCACCAAATCCCTATAACAGAGGCTCGAGCAAG AACGGGGAGTGGCAATGCAAGTGTCTCCTCCAGTTTGTTGGGTGCCTCTGAACTTGATCGATACCTTCAAGACAGACGGATCAAGGTGTGGATAGGGAGCTGGAACATGGGTGAAATTAAG GAATTCAAGGCTAGTCTACAGGATTTCCTACTGCCAGAAGCCAGTGACTTTGTACAGGACCTCTATGCAATAGGAACacaggaaaacaacatgaacaA GAAGGAATGGGAGGTGATCATACAGACAACACTTGGTACCTCTCATGTACTCTTCTACTCTGCCACGCATGGCTCATTGCATCTTGCCATCTTCATACGCAGGGATCTCATCTGGTTTTGCTCAG AAGCTGAAGAAGACCAGGTAACAACAAGGGCCGTTACCATGGTAAAGACCAAGGGTGCTGTTGCTGTCGCATTTTCATTCTTCGGAACTTCATTTCTCTTTATCAATTCACATTTTGCAT cTAACCGGTCAAATCAGACATCTA CTGATTCAGGAAAGCTAAAAGAAAGAATTAATGATTTTCAAAAAATCAACAGCTCATTGAAATTGCCAAAGACAGCATCTGGGTCACAGACAAATGTACAAG GACCTGCCAGTTCAAAGTTTGATTCAGTTTTCTGGTTTGGGGATTTAAATTTCCGCCTGGAGAAAGGCCGACATACTGTGGAGGATCTTGTACATGCTATTGTGGAACAGGAACACCCAAATTTCGAAGACCTCCTCCTGGGGGATGAGTTAGCACACTGTATATACCAAG ACAAAGCATTCCAAGGATTTACTGAGGGAAGAATAAACTTCAAACCAACATACAAATTTGACCTGAACTCGGAGGCTTACGACACATCCCCAAAGTTCAGGATACCTTCATATACA GACCGAATACTGTACCATTCGAAAAAAAAGAACCAGATAAACTGTGTGCATTATGATGCGGTGATGAACATCCGGGTATCAGATCACCGACCTGTATATGGAGTTTTTGAGGCTGCTGTTAAGCCTGGAACAGAAAG CACACAGCTTGCCAATGGGAAATTTGACCGAGATGTCTATGTGGCAG CCCAAAAACGCAGAGCACTCATTACACCAGCTCCTGCTCCTCAGCCCTCCCAGAAATCTAGTGGTGTGTGTTCTATACAGTAA